The Candidatus Kuenenbacteria bacterium genome contains a region encoding:
- a CDS encoding AAA family ATPase — translation MPTYNWPIIGHKKIASYLQSVIQKNTIGHAYLFYGAPGLGKNLMADLFVKSILCRSDQSRPCGSCSSCRELGHSIHPDVVYLEKPEDKKNISVEEVREARSKMQNFSLLHSYKVMIIRDADALSIGAINALLKILEEPVGKTIFIFIAEDIKFLPRTILSRLQVIKFLPVSHKEVEDHLVSVGYERHESYDLAHLSLGFPGRILPFVGHPKNFHEYQEKLSDILKKMSGSINERFSLVEELAGQNNSEATKDKVREFLQILASLVRDVLLLRSGEHHLVAHHFLERDFGPLVSRYSSAKLTQILSDIKKTSRLLGQNINLRLALENLILEF, via the coding sequence ATGCCTACCTACAATTGGCCCATTATTGGCCACAAAAAAATAGCCAGCTATTTGCAATCAGTCATTCAAAAAAACACCATCGGCCATGCCTATCTTTTTTATGGCGCACCCGGCCTAGGCAAGAATTTGATGGCTGATCTTTTTGTCAAAAGCATTCTTTGCCGCTCCGACCAATCCAGGCCCTGCGGCAGTTGTTCCAGTTGCCGGGAGCTTGGCCATAGTATTCACCCAGATGTTGTTTACCTCGAGAAGCCAGAAGACAAAAAAAATATCAGCGTGGAAGAAGTGCGCGAAGCTCGTTCCAAAATGCAAAATTTTTCTCTCCTGCATTCCTACAAAGTCATGATTATCCGCGACGCTGACGCTCTTTCCATCGGCGCTATCAATGCCCTATTGAAAATTCTTGAAGAGCCAGTAGGCAAAACTATTTTTATTTTTATTGCCGAGGATATAAAATTTTTGCCGCGCACCATCCTTTCCCGCCTTCAGGTCATAAAATTTTTGCCAGTTAGTCACAAAGAAGTAGAAGACCACCTAGTCTCAGTAGGTTATGAACGCCACGAATCTTATGATCTCGCCCATCTAAGCCTCGGCTTTCCCGGTCGCATCCTGCCATTTGTCGGTCACCCCAAAAATTTCCACGAGTACCAGGAAAAATTATCGGATATTTTGAAAAAAATGTCAGGCAGCATCAACGAACGTTTTTCTCTAGTCGAAGAATTAGCTGGCCAGAATAATTCTGAGGCGACCAAAGACAAAGTGCGTGAATTTTTGCAGATTCTCGCCTCCCTAGTGCGTGATGTTCTACTTTTGCGTTCTGGCGAGCACCATTTGGTCGCCCATCATTTTTTGGAGCGCGATTTTGGCCCACTGGTGAGTCGTTATTCCTCTGCTAAATTGACTCAAATTTTGAGCGATATCAAAAAAACCTCTCGACTTCTGGGCCAAAATATCAATCTGCGTCTGGCTTTAGAAAATTTGATTTTAGAATTTTAA
- the rseP gene encoding RIP metalloprotease RseP, which translates to MLITALTFFIILGLLVLVHELGHFLSARLFRVKADEFGFGLPPRAIGWVKNNNKWQRVKASDPAENYQNTVWSLNWLPIGGFVKIKGEDGQGENNPNSFSSKKIWQRFIMLFAGVFMNFVLAFFLLSIGFASGIPTMVDDVPAANLNLKNEKIQVISLSENSPAAKAGVTIGDAIYLIDGEAVATIKDLQEKVNNRQGQPTDFVFLRGQEEIKKIITPEVVPDSGGRAVIGVGLVKTATVTYPWYEAIWEGAKNSFGLSVAIVKAFGQIIGDIFAHGKVAAEVSGPVGIAVLTGQVVKLGFIYILQFAAMLSLNLAIVNLLPIPGLDGGRILFLLFEKIKGRPLRQKYVEWTHQAGFFFLIALIILVTFRDLRTYGAGILNAFKSFF; encoded by the coding sequence ATGCTAATAACTGCCCTGACATTTTTTATCATCCTTGGTCTTCTTGTACTCGTTCATGAATTGGGTCATTTTTTGAGTGCCCGTCTTTTCAGAGTCAAAGCTGATGAGTTTGGTTTTGGTTTGCCCCCAAGAGCTATTGGCTGGGTAAAAAATAATAATAAGTGGCAACGCGTCAAAGCTAGCGACCCGGCTGAAAATTATCAAAACACAGTTTGGTCTCTCAACTGGTTGCCGATTGGTGGCTTTGTCAAAATCAAAGGAGAAGATGGTCAGGGAGAAAATAATCCTAATAGTTTTTCCAGCAAAAAAATCTGGCAAAGATTTATCATGCTTTTTGCCGGAGTCTTTATGAACTTTGTTTTGGCTTTTTTCCTGCTCTCAATCGGCTTTGCTTCGGGTATTCCTACTATGGTTGATGATGTGCCTGCTGCCAACCTCAATCTAAAAAATGAAAAAATCCAGGTTATCTCTTTGAGTGAAAACTCTCCGGCCGCCAAAGCGGGTGTCACCATTGGCGATGCTATTTATCTGATAGATGGAGAAGCCGTTGCCACCATTAAAGACCTGCAGGAAAAAGTTAATAACCGCCAAGGTCAACCCACTGATTTTGTCTTTTTGCGTGGTCAGGAAGAAATCAAAAAAATCATTACTCCAGAAGTTGTACCAGACTCTGGTGGTCGCGCCGTGATTGGTGTTGGTTTGGTCAAAACAGCCACCGTCACTTATCCTTGGTATGAAGCTATCTGGGAGGGCGCCAAGAACAGCTTTGGTTTGTCGGTCGCTATCGTGAAGGCTTTTGGCCAGATAATTGGGGATATCTTTGCCCACGGCAAGGTCGCAGCCGAAGTTTCCGGACCCGTGGGGATTGCTGTTTTGACTGGCCAGGTAGTTAAGCTTGGTTTTATTTATATCCTCCAATTCGCCGCCATGTTATCTTTAAATTTGGCCATTGTTAATTTATTACCCATTCCCGGGCTAGATGGTGGCCGCATTTTATTTTTGCTCTTTGAAAAAATTAAAGGCCGACCACTCCGCCAGAAATATGTGGAATGGACACATCAGGCCGGCTTTTTCTTTCTGATCGCTCTGATCATCCTTGTTACCTTCCGCGATTTGCGCACTTATGGTGCTGGCATCCTCAATGCTTTTAAATCATTTTTTTAA
- a CDS encoding rod shape-determining protein, which yields MFLKKIGIDLGTTSTLVYVPGKGIIINEPSVVAYSIIDKKVLAVGDDAKQMIGRTPDTIVAARPLKDGVIADYKTTEAMLRYFINKALGGVRLFRPEVMIAVPGAITSTERRAAIDATLAAGAKAAYIIKEPIAAAIGANIPIGSASGHMIIDMGGGTSEIAVISLGGIVTNNSVRIGGNKFDAAIQEHVRKKYNLAVGEATAEHIKKEVGSALYLTKKLTTEVKGRDMVSGLPRIITVTSDDVVDALQDELAGLIAAIKQVLYNTPPELSADIMDKGIVLSGGTSLLRNIDELISQAIGVPAYNSDEAILCVAKGTGVALENLDAYKRSILAAK from the coding sequence ATGTTTTTGAAGAAAATCGGTATAGACCTTGGCACTACCTCCACCCTAGTTTATGTGCCGGGAAAAGGCATTATTATCAATGAGCCATCAGTCGTGGCTTATTCTATCATTGACAAAAAAGTCTTGGCTGTCGGTGACGACGCCAAACAGATGATTGGCCGCACTCCTGATACGATTGTTGCCGCCCGTCCGCTCAAAGATGGGGTGATCGCTGATTACAAAACCACCGAAGCCATGCTCCGTTATTTTATCAATAAGGCTCTGGGCGGGGTCAGGCTTTTCCGGCCAGAAGTGATGATCGCGGTGCCTGGTGCCATCACTTCTACTGAAAGACGCGCGGCCATCGATGCCACGCTCGCGGCTGGGGCCAAAGCCGCCTACATCATCAAAGAACCGATTGCCGCCGCTATTGGTGCCAATATCCCCATCGGCTCTGCTTCTGGACATATGATTATTGATATGGGCGGCGGGACTTCAGAAATCGCTGTTATTTCTCTCGGAGGCATTGTCACCAATAACTCGGTGCGCATCGGCGGCAATAAATTTGATGCCGCTATCCAAGAGCACGTACGCAAAAAATACAATCTGGCGGTTGGTGAAGCCACGGCTGAGCATATCAAAAAAGAAGTCGGCTCTGCCCTCTATCTCACCAAAAAACTCACCACTGAAGTCAAGGGTCGCGATATGGTTTCCGGCCTGCCGCGTATTATCACAGTCACTTCCGACGACGTGGTCGACGCCCTGCAAGATGAATTAGCTGGCCTTATCGCCGCGATCAAGCAAGTACTTTATAATACGCCGCCCGAGCTCTCGGCCGATATTATGGATAAAGGCATCGTGCTTTCTGGTGGCACTTCGCTACTGCGCAATATTGATGAATTAATCTCTCAGGCCATCGGCGTCCCAGCTTACAATTCCGATGAAGCCATTCTTTGTGTAGCCAAGGGCACTGGTGTGGCACTAGAAAATTTAGACGCATATAAGAGAAGCATTTTGGCGGCTAAATAA
- the frr gene encoding ribosome recycling factor has product MRVDQYKGEFDKVIEHVKTDIGALRTNRATPSMLENLMVEVYGSKMPLNQLGSIQAPEPRMLTVEPWDKGVIKNIEKTIQTASLGLSVNNEGTFLRIALSPMTEETRKELIKVLNDKMESGRRSLRGVRDDVKEKIIAAEKNKEITEDERYKAVEDLDKLVREYNDKVEELGKKKEEEIKL; this is encoded by the coding sequence ATGAGAGTAGATCAATACAAGGGTGAGTTTGATAAAGTAATAGAACACGTCAAAACAGACATTGGAGCTCTGCGCACCAATCGCGCTACTCCGAGCATGCTAGAGAATCTTATGGTTGAAGTTTATGGTTCCAAAATGCCCCTAAACCAGCTAGGTAGCATCCAGGCGCCAGAGCCGAGAATGTTGACCGTTGAGCCTTGGGACAAGGGCGTTATCAAAAATATAGAGAAAACTATCCAGACAGCTAGTCTGGGCTTGAGCGTTAATAATGAAGGTACCTTTCTCCGCATTGCTCTTTCGCCCATGACCGAGGAAACGAGAAAAGAATTGATCAAGGTTTTAAATGACAAAATGGAGTCTGGTCGCCGCTCTCTGCGTGGTGTCAGAGATGACGTTAAAGAAAAGATTATTGCTGCTGAAAAAAACAAAGAAATCACCGAAGATGAACGCTATAAAGCAGTAGAAGACTTAGACAAACTTGTTCGTGAATACAACGACAAAGTTGAAGAGTTGGGCAAAAAGAAAGAAGAAGAAATCAAGTTATAA
- a CDS encoding glycosyltransferase family 4 protein — protein MQIVVDASRSVSTIQKTGVELVSDELIKTISNQQSAISNQKIIYYTPQKIDWLPSENQRILRWPFKLLWTQIRLALELIFHPPQVMFFPVHAMPLLFIVSYKLRVTSYYKVIHDIAFKKQPQLYSFKQKFILNLDLWLAKKICTKIFVPTEAVKQDLIDHTKIAPKKIVFVPWGYNAKTQNPINKIQRKKQILYIGRVEEKKNIRNLIKGFQIFSKEHPDCKLILAGKIDERFKIYDLGLKNIELLNYITEEKKHELLRESAVLVLVSKEEGFGFPILEAFDFGLPVVASDIPVLREIGGDACLYAKPDSPEDIATSLEKIISDEKLQAQLITAGHDRLKQFNWPDTAEKILAELSK, from the coding sequence ATGCAAATAGTTGTCGACGCCTCTAGGAGCGTCTCTACAATTCAAAAAACCGGAGTCGAGCTCGTCAGTGATGAATTAATCAAAACAATCAGCAATCAGCAATCAGCAATCAGCAATCAGAAAATCATTTATTATACTCCACAAAAAATTGACTGGTTGCCGAGCGAAAACCAACGTATTTTACGCTGGCCGTTCAAGCTCCTCTGGACGCAAATTCGTCTGGCTTTGGAATTGATTTTTCACCCGCCGCAAGTAATGTTTTTCCCAGTCCACGCCATGCCGTTGTTGTTCATTGTTAGTTACAAGTTACGAGTTACTAGTTACTATAAAGTAATCCACGACATTGCCTTTAAAAAACAACCACAGCTGTATTCTTTCAAACAAAAATTTATTCTCAACCTAGACTTATGGCTGGCCAAAAAGATATGTACGAAAATTTTTGTGCCCACCGAGGCAGTCAAGCAGGATTTGATTGACCACACCAAGATCGCCCCAAAGAAAATAGTCTTTGTGCCTTGGGGGTACAACGCCAAAACTCAAAACCCAATCAACAAAATACAAAGAAAGAAACAAATTTTATATATAGGTAGAGTAGAGGAGAAGAAGAACATTAGGAATTTAATAAAAGGATTCCAGATATTTAGCAAAGAGCATCCTGATTGCAAGTTGATCCTCGCTGGTAAAATTGATGAGAGATTTAAGATTTATGATTTAGGATTAAAGAATATTGAACTTTTAAACTACATTACAGAAGAAAAAAAACACGAACTACTTCGGGAGTCAGCCGTGTTGGTTCTCGTTTCCAAGGAAGAAGGTTTTGGTTTCCCCATTCTGGAAGCTTTTGATTTTGGTCTACCGGTCGTGGCCTCGGACATTCCCGTACTCCGTGAAATCGGCGGCGATGCCTGTCTTTATGCCAAGCCTGATTCACCAGAGGATATTGCCACTAGTTTGGAAAAAATTATCTCCGACGAAAAATTACAAGCGCAATTAATCACTGCCGGTCATGACCGCCTGAAACAATTTAATTGGCCAGACACAGCTGAAAAGATTCTGGCAGAACTAAGCAAATAG
- a CDS encoding radical SAM protein codes for MKIIKRFYSFDGTVKYLLQLEDNSIIETVFYPYSRISSLIIKLIFWGSYFKIPYFLYNFSPLKFLYQHTDFYGICISSQIGCALGCKFCATGKQSFVRNLTTEEIIAQVVTVLNDYQPKNIKKIEITFAGMGESLLNYQNVTAAIKEFPLRLKKFGIEEIINSLMTVGILSGLSELIKDKIILNLFISLHSVSDELRSKLMPIGETLKIREILELAAEYQKETNARPVRLNYTLIKGINDSERDAQKLADLSKEFGFIAQIKMFNPVIDLPYQRVSLPALKKFLKILKTSSAGYVFDISKGISNTSGCGQLKYHYNKIN; via the coding sequence ATGAAGATTATTAAACGCTTTTATTCATTTGATGGCACTGTAAAATATTTACTGCAGTTAGAAGACAATTCAATTATTGAAACCGTTTTCTACCCATATTCCAGAATATCTAGCTTAATAATCAAATTAATTTTTTGGGGGAGCTACTTCAAAATACCCTATTTCCTCTATAATTTTTCCCCATTAAAATTTTTATATCAACACACAGATTTTTATGGTATTTGTATCTCTTCTCAGATCGGCTGTGCGCTTGGTTGCAAGTTTTGTGCCACCGGTAAACAGAGTTTTGTTCGCAATCTCACCACTGAGGAGATAATAGCCCAGGTAGTTACTGTCCTTAATGATTATCAACCAAAAAATATAAAAAAAATTGAAATAACCTTCGCTGGCATGGGTGAGTCACTATTAAATTATCAAAATGTCACCGCGGCTATTAAGGAATTTCCTCTTCGGCTAAAAAAATTTGGTATTGAGGAAATAATTAATTCTCTCATGACCGTTGGCATTTTATCTGGATTGTCCGAGCTCATTAAAGACAAGATAATCCTGAACCTTTTTATTTCTTTACATTCTGTTTCTGATGAATTAAGATCAAAATTAATGCCGATAGGCGAGACTTTAAAGATCAGAGAAATTTTAGAGCTGGCGGCCGAATATCAAAAAGAAACAAATGCTCGCCCTGTCAGACTAAACTATACCCTAATAAAAGGTATTAATGACAGCGAAAGAGATGCCCAAAAATTAGCCGATCTATCAAAAGAATTTGGATTCATTGCTCAGATAAAAATGTTCAATCCTGTTATTGACCTGCCTTATCAGCGAGTTTCTTTGCCAGCGTTAAAAAAGTTTTTGAAAATCCTTAAAACCTCAAGTGCCGGCTACGTGTTTGATATTAGCAAGGGTATCAGTAATACTTCAGGCTGTGGGCAATTAAAATATCATTATAATAAAATTAATTAA
- a CDS encoding sulfite exporter TauE/SafE family protein, whose amino-acid sequence MTLELIAIFIITVLVRIVTVMVGGGGLILIPMLIFFGFPPSVAIATNRIGGQADSIALFQLHKAKQAHWKLGLSFLIPSVIGVILGTLVVIKIDQDFFEKLIAIVMLVSLPIIFWRKEIGLKEKTINMTTARWLIGGLMALVASFLGGLFSMTGMWFNFVYLFLGLTFIESSATRKIHNTITGLLSSVILVFAGLVNWPVAVVMFVASAIGSIIGTHFGLKAGNIWIRRLFILVVLISALKIILF is encoded by the coding sequence ATGACTCTCGAATTAATAGCCATCTTTATTATTACTGTGCTCGTGCGGATCGTGACCGTGATGGTCGGCGGAGGGGGTTTAATTTTGATACCTATGTTGATTTTCTTCGGTTTCCCGCCCTCAGTCGCTATTGCCACCAATCGGATCGGCGGCCAGGCCGATAGTATTGCGCTTTTTCAGCTTCACAAAGCCAAACAAGCCCACTGGAAATTGGGCCTGTCTTTTTTGATACCAAGCGTCATTGGGGTGATTCTGGGCACCCTTGTCGTGATAAAAATAGACCAGGACTTTTTTGAAAAGTTAATTGCCATAGTGATGTTGGTCAGCTTGCCAATTATTTTTTGGCGCAAAGAGATTGGTCTCAAAGAAAAGACAATAAATATGACTACCGCTCGCTGGCTGATTGGTGGACTTATGGCTCTTGTTGCTAGTTTTTTGGGTGGTCTTTTTTCTATGACCGGTATGTGGTTCAATTTTGTCTATCTATTTTTAGGTTTAACATTTATTGAGTCCTCGGCTACCAGAAAGATCCACAATACTATTACCGGTCTACTTTCCAGTGTTATATTAGTATTTGCCGGCCTCGTCAATTGGCCAGTCGCTGTTGTTATGTTTGTCGCTAGTGCCATTGGTAGTATTATTGGTACTCACTTCGGTCTAAAAGCTGGCAACATTTGGATCAGGCGACTTTTTATCCTCGTTGTTTTGATCAGCGCTCTCAAGATTATCTTATTTTAA
- a CDS encoding DUF2090 domain-containing protein has translation MLGYPKKLYILPFDHRSSFIDSFLGQAKRLTPAQLKVIRSYKALIFEAFLSATKKIKFTAGTPAILVDEEFGLPILKAAKKKKIVFLLPVEKSGQHVFDFAHGHDFGLAIKDLNPSIVKALVRSNPALEKDNKQQLPRLAALSAWCQQNNFKLMIELLVPPSAADLKKFKNSKETFDRQLRPALTVQVVKMFQQAGVEPDIWKIEAMEKSSDWPKVIKAIRAGQERQGVSIVMLGRGESFAKVKSWMEIAPKTELNGFAVGRTVFLRPLLDLHAGRINKKQTVKEIAKNYTELVNYWQK, from the coding sequence ATGCTTGGCTACCCCAAAAAACTATATATCTTGCCCTTTGATCATCGATCGTCTTTTATTGACAGTTTTTTGGGTCAGGCCAAACGATTGACCCCAGCCCAGCTTAAAGTAATTCGGTCTTACAAGGCTCTCATTTTTGAAGCTTTTTTATCGGCCACAAAAAAAATTAAATTCACCGCCGGCACGCCAGCTATTTTAGTAGATGAAGAGTTTGGATTGCCAATACTCAAAGCCGCAAAAAAGAAAAAAATTGTTTTCCTTCTGCCCGTAGAAAAAAGTGGCCAGCATGTTTTTGATTTTGCTCATGGCCATGATTTTGGTCTAGCAATTAAAGATTTAAATCCCTCTATTGTCAAGGCACTGGTTCGTTCGAACCCAGCATTGGAAAAGGACAACAAACAACAATTACCCAGATTGGCCGCCCTGAGCGCTTGGTGTCAGCAAAACAATTTTAAATTAATGATAGAATTGCTCGTTCCCCCAAGCGCCGCTGATTTAAAGAAATTCAAAAACAGCAAAGAGACATTTGATCGCCAACTCCGCCCGGCTCTGACCGTCCAGGTGGTCAAAATGTTTCAGCAAGCAGGTGTTGAGCCAGATATCTGGAAGATAGAAGCTATGGAAAAATCATCAGATTGGCCCAAGGTCATCAAAGCTATCCGTGCTGGCCAAGAGAGGCAGGGGGTTTCGATTGTCATGCTTGGACGCGGTGAGAGTTTTGCCAAAGTCAAAAGTTGGATGGAAATAGCCCCCAAGACTGAGCTCAATGGCTTCGCAGTCGGTCGGACAGTTTTTCTGCGCCCGCTTTTGGACCTACATGCTGGCCGGATAAACAAAAAACAAACAGTCAAAGAAATCGCCAAGAATTATACTGAGTTGGTCAACTACTGGCAGAAATAA
- the dprA gene encoding DNA-protecting protein DprA encodes MAGREETKYWISMAKIPGLGPVRLKRIFEHFDSMQRAWEADIENMRGAGIEQKIAEDIVFMRERLNPDEELLAVQKEGINVVTLADNNYPKLLKEIYSPPAILYYRGGLSGEGDEFAVAVVGTRKYSSYGKQATMSIVGELANQGITTVSGLAMGIDALVHEATVNNGGRTIAVLGSGIGEADIYPSINRYLAKKVIEKGGLILSEYPPGTVPIKQNFPQRNRIISGLSLATLVIEAPETSGALLTAKYALEQNRDVMAVPGSIYSPNAVGPNNLIKMGAKLVNSANDVLEALNMQQVKEFIDNRKISPDTSEEAVILEILSNEPLHVDEIIKKTNLTVAQANSTLVLMEMKGKLKNLGNMMYVAAR; translated from the coding sequence ATGGCCGGGCGAGAAGAAACAAAATATTGGATCTCCATGGCAAAAATCCCGGGATTGGGACCAGTCAGACTAAAAAGAATTTTTGAACACTTTGACTCTATGCAGAGAGCTTGGGAGGCAGACATAGAAAATATGCGTGGCGCTGGCATAGAACAAAAAATTGCCGAGGATATTGTTTTTATGAGAGAAAGATTGAATCCAGATGAAGAACTTTTGGCTGTACAAAAAGAGGGCATCAATGTAGTAACTCTGGCAGATAATAATTATCCAAAACTCCTGAAAGAAATTTACAGTCCGCCAGCTATCCTATATTATAGAGGGGGATTGTCGGGTGAGGGCGATGAATTTGCAGTGGCGGTGGTGGGTACGAGAAAATATTCCTCCTATGGCAAGCAGGCGACTATGAGTATTGTAGGTGAATTGGCGAATCAGGGCATCACCACTGTATCGGGGCTGGCCATGGGTATTGATGCTCTGGTACACGAGGCAACAGTAAATAATGGCGGGCGGACAATAGCGGTTTTGGGCTCGGGTATTGGCGAAGCAGATATTTATCCTTCAATTAATAGATATCTGGCTAAAAAAGTCATAGAAAAAGGCGGACTGATTTTGTCTGAATATCCACCGGGTACAGTGCCAATAAAGCAAAATTTCCCGCAGAGAAATAGAATTATCTCTGGTTTGAGTCTGGCCACTCTGGTAATAGAAGCGCCAGAGACATCCGGTGCCCTTTTGACAGCGAAGTATGCCTTAGAACAAAATCGCGATGTCATGGCGGTGCCGGGGAGCATCTACAGTCCCAATGCTGTCGGACCAAACAATCTGATAAAGATGGGAGCTAAGCTGGTCAACTCCGCTAATGATGTTTTGGAGGCGCTCAATATGCAACAAGTAAAAGAATTTATTGATAATAGGAAAATATCCCCGGATACCAGTGAAGAGGCTGTGATTTTGGAAATACTCAGCAATGAGCCCCTGCATGTTGATGAAATAATCAAAAAAACAAACTTGACAGTCGCCCAAGCCAACAGTACTCTGGTCTTGATGGAAATGAAAGGTAAACTAAAAAATCTCGGCAACATGATGTATGTGGCCGCGAGATAA
- a CDS encoding glycosyltransferase family 4 protein — protein sequence MSKILIIHDRFMFRGGAERLVLIMAKGLGADICTGFWSDSECYPKSEVPHKLFVLGNSSQKSGWRYLKFQWLFYFKTKFIRDYDLVIFSGNNCLSAAHNVRAGVKKIFYCHTPVRHAYDLRDYYLKNKIWWKRIILRCFIPLSRLVYRYGFRQMDIVIANSKNVQNRIKKYLHRDSTVVWCPIQTDKFQWLSPGGYYLSFGRVDKLKRIGDVVRAFQKMPDKKLVVVSAGDDFENVKKLAAGYDNIQVLGWVDDRKLAELIGHCLASIYIPINEDAGMTPLESMSAGKPCIGVFDGGLKETIIDGKTGKFIPADYTIDDIIRAVGWLTSETAQKMRADCEAQAQKFSEEKFIEKMLQITKQ from the coding sequence ATGTCAAAGATTCTCATCATCCACGACCGCTTTATGTTCCGGGGCGGGGCCGAACGCCTGGTTTTGATTATGGCCAAAGGTCTCGGTGCTGATATTTGTACTGGTTTTTGGAGTGACAGCGAGTGTTATCCAAAAAGCGAAGTGCCACACAAACTATTTGTTCTCGGCAACTCCTCTCAAAAAAGCGGCTGGCGTTATCTCAAATTCCAGTGGCTTTTTTATTTTAAAACAAAATTCATCCGTGATTATGATCTGGTGATTTTTTCGGGCAATAATTGTTTGTCAGCGGCTCACAATGTCCGAGCTGGGGTTAAAAAAATATTTTATTGTCACACGCCGGTCCGTCATGCCTATGATCTCAGGGATTATTATCTAAAAAATAAAATCTGGTGGAAAAGAATTATTCTCCGCTGTTTTATTCCCCTTAGTCGTTTGGTATATCGCTATGGTTTTAGGCAAATGGACATCGTCATTGCCAATTCAAAAAATGTCCAAAATAGAATAAAAAAATATTTGCATCGCGATTCTACTGTTGTTTGGTGCCCCATCCAGACAGATAAATTTCAGTGGCTTTCCCCAGGTGGTTATTATTTATCTTTTGGCCGAGTTGATAAATTGAAAAGAATAGGGGATGTTGTAAGGGCTTTCCAGAAAATGCCGGATAAAAAATTAGTAGTGGTCTCTGCCGGCGATGATTTTGAAAATGTCAAAAAATTGGCCGCTGGTTATGATAATATTCAAGTACTCGGCTGGGTTGATGACCGAAAATTAGCCGAGCTGATTGGTCATTGTCTTGCCTCAATCTATATCCCGATCAATGAAGACGCTGGCATGACGCCGCTGGAGTCCATGTCCGCGGGCAAACCTTGTATCGGTGTTTTTGATGGTGGATTAAAAGAAACAATTATTGATGGTAAAACTGGTAAATTTATTCCTGCCGATTATACTATTGATGATATTATCCGAGCTGTAGGATGGCTCACGTCAGAGACTGCCCAAAAGATGCGCGCTGATTGCGAAGCGCAAGCGCAAAAATTTAGTGAGGAAAAATTTATTGAAAAAATGTTGCAAATTACAAAGCAATAA
- a CDS encoding rod shape-determining protein, whose translation MLNSVFKNIRPDIGIDLGTSNTLVYIKGKGIVVNEPSVVAINTRTDQVLAIGEDAKRMVGKTPSHIITSKPLVEGIISDFEVAEQMLKYFINKFVGNKLGFFSGKPRIVIGIPLDVTEVERKAVEDAALGAGAKEVFLVEEPMAAAIGARLPVQESTGNMVVDIGGGTTQIAVISLSGIVAWKSLRLAGDTLNKNIIQYIRENFNLLIGDTTAEKIKIAIGSVFASDRPVEMAVSGRDLINGLPKEIVISDSEVREAISRSVRTIVSSIKSTIESTPPELVADIYKRGIVLSGGGALLRGLDSLIGQETRIPVAIIDDPLTCVVRGTGLVLEDLENLKDVLLPSTK comes from the coding sequence ATGTTGAACAGTGTATTCAAAAATATCAGACCTGATATTGGCATTGATCTTGGCACCAGTAATACCCTCGTTTATATCAAAGGCAAGGGTATTGTTGTTAATGAACCATCCGTTGTCGCCATCAATACCAGAACTGATCAGGTTTTGGCCATTGGCGAAGATGCCAAAAGGATGGTCGGCAAGACACCCAGCCACATTATTACTTCCAAACCTTTGGTGGAAGGGATAATTTCTGATTTTGAAGTGGCGGAACAAATGCTCAAATATTTTATCAATAAATTTGTCGGCAATAAGCTTGGATTTTTTTCCGGCAAGCCGCGTATTGTTATTGGTATACCGCTCGATGTTACCGAGGTGGAGAGAAAAGCAGTCGAAGATGCCGCTCTCGGCGCTGGCGCCAAGGAGGTTTTCCTAGTTGAAGAGCCCATGGCCGCCGCTATCGGCGCTCGCCTGCCCGTCCAGGAGTCCACTGGCAATATGGTAGTGGATATTGGGGGCGGCACGACCCAGATTGCCGTTATTTCACTCTCTGGTATTGTCGCCTGGAAGTCACTGCGTCTAGCCGGTGATACCTTGAATAAAAATATTATTCAATATATTAGAGAAAATTTTAATCTTTTAATTGGTGACACAACAGCAGAAAAAATAAAAATTGCCATTGGATCTGTTTTTGCTTCTGATCGGCCGGTTGAAATGGCTGTTAGCGGCCGTGATCTTATCAACGGTTTGCCCAAAGAGATTGTTATTTCTGATAGTGAAGTGCGAGAAGCGATCAGCCGTAGCGTTAGGACCATCGTCAGTAGTATCAAATCAACAATAGAATCCACTCCACCCGAGTTGGTAGCTGATATTTATAAGCGCGGCATAGTCCTTTCTGGCGGTGGGGCCCTCTTGCGTGGGCTCGATTCTCTTATCGGCCAGGAAACGCGCATCCCCGTTGCAATTATTGATGATCCGCTGACTTGTGTTGTGCGTGGGACTGGCCTAGTTTTAGAAGATTTAGAAAACCTCAAGGACGTCTTACTGCCTTCTACAAAATAA